The following coding sequences lie in one Xanthomonas hortorum pv. pelargonii genomic window:
- a CDS encoding NUDIX hydrolase, translated as MAAWPATGDRERQMVDATLQQQLAAYRARWPDEAELAEQFARLLDDASNPFVRERVEGHFTGSAWVVSADGTRTLLTHHRKLQRWLQLGGHADGDRDLAQVALREAQEESGLSGLRLAETAIFDLDRHWIPARGEVAGHWHYDARYVVVAGANEAFEVSEESLALAWRPIAELLAEPELDPSMRRMAEKWVARAS; from the coding sequence ATGGCCGCCTGGCCCGCAACGGGCGACCGAGAACGACAGATGGTGGATGCGACGCTGCAACAGCAATTGGCTGCCTACCGCGCACGCTGGCCGGACGAAGCCGAGTTGGCCGAGCAGTTCGCGCGACTGCTGGACGATGCCAGTAATCCATTCGTGCGCGAGCGTGTCGAAGGTCATTTCACCGGTTCTGCGTGGGTGGTCAGCGCCGATGGCACGCGCACGTTGCTGACCCATCACCGCAAGCTGCAGCGGTGGCTGCAGCTGGGCGGACACGCCGACGGCGACCGCGATCTGGCGCAGGTCGCCTTGCGCGAGGCGCAGGAGGAATCCGGATTGAGCGGGCTGCGCCTGGCCGAGACGGCAATCTTCGACCTGGACCGGCACTGGATTCCAGCAAGGGGCGAGGTAGCCGGACATTGGCACTACGATGCGCGCTATGTGGTAGTGGCCGGCGCGAACGAGGCGTTCGAAGTCAGCGAAGAGTCGCTGGCATTGGCGTGGCGGCCGATCGCAGAGCTGCTTGCCGAGCCGGAGCTGGATCCGTCGATGCGGCGCATGGCGGAGAAGTGGGTTGCGCGTGCGAGTTAA